A window from Candidatus Omnitrophota bacterium encodes these proteins:
- a CDS encoding anthranilate synthase component I family protein produces MMNIPGFLHFRRLIQQFPIIPVAKIIPLEISPLQICEAIAGEDFSFFLDSARFHHRTGRFSFLGFSPFMVFKSKGESIEFFKGSDKEIITHDPLHRLREIFSSFNSPKFDDFPPFTGGAVGYIAYDAGRLFERLPNLAIDDLELPEVYLGFYDTIIALDHLESKIFLIANAFAQKDIGKAYEDAQERIEKLHQKIQSMHSKSSEIILDIVYGGENALKIESNFSKEGFVEIVKRAKEYIKKGDIYQANLSQRFSVETNVEPFFLYRILREINPSPFASYLNFPEVKIISSSPERLLKVEDCFVETRPIAGTRPRGKDYWNNLELRAELILNEKERAEHLMLVDLERNDLGRVCKYGSVKVDEFMALEEYSHVMHIVSNVCGRLNEGRDRFDLIRSAFPGGTITGCPKIRCMEIIEELEPVRRGIYCGSLGYIGFNGNMDLNIVIRTLVLTKGKAYIQAGAGIVADSDPLREYYETLYKAEALLKAIKIAEKNASYRLQFTK; encoded by the coding sequence ATGATGAATATTCCCGGTTTTCTGCATTTTAGAAGACTAATTCAACAATTTCCGATTATTCCTGTGGCAAAAATTATTCCGTTAGAGATTTCTCCTCTACAAATATGTGAGGCAATTGCGGGAGAAGATTTTTCTTTTTTTCTGGATAGTGCGCGTTTTCATCATCGGACGGGAAGATTTTCTTTTCTTGGTTTTAGCCCTTTTATGGTCTTTAAGAGCAAAGGGGAGAGTATCGAGTTTTTTAAAGGAAGCGATAAGGAAATCATTACCCATGACCCTTTGCATAGACTACGTGAGATTTTTTCTTCATTCAATTCGCCTAAATTTGATGATTTCCCCCCATTTACAGGTGGAGCCGTAGGTTATATTGCTTATGATGCGGGAAGGCTTTTTGAGCGCTTGCCCAATTTGGCAATTGATGATTTAGAATTACCGGAAGTGTATTTAGGTTTTTACGATACGATAATTGCTTTAGACCATTTAGAAAGTAAAATTTTTCTCATTGCTAACGCTTTTGCACAGAAAGATATTGGTAAGGCATACGAAGATGCACAGGAGAGGATTGAGAAATTGCACCAGAAAATACAGAGTATGCATTCGAAATCATCAGAGATTATACTGGATATTGTTTATGGAGGAGAAAATGCTTTAAAGATAGAATCAAATTTTAGCAAAGAGGGATTTGTAGAAATAGTTAAAAGGGCTAAAGAATATATAAAAAAAGGAGATATTTACCAAGCGAACTTATCCCAGCGATTTTCCGTAGAGACAAATGTTGAACCATTTTTTCTCTATAGGATATTGAGAGAAATAAATCCCTCTCCTTTTGCTTCTTATCTAAATTTTCCTGAAGTAAAGATTATTTCTTCCTCTCCCGAAAGGTTATTGAAGGTCGAAGATTGTTTTGTGGAAACACGACCTATTGCTGGAACCCGTCCGCGCGGAAAAGATTATTGGAATAACCTTGAGTTAAGAGCAGAGCTTATTTTGAATGAAAAAGAACGGGCAGAACATCTTATGCTTGTGGATTTGGAGAGGAACGACTTGGGGAGGGTTTGTAAATATGGTTCGGTAAAAGTGGATGAATTTATGGCTTTGGAAGAGTATTCCCATGTGATGCACATCGTCTCTAATGTCTGTGGGAGGCTTAATGAGGGTAGAGATAGATTTGACCTTATTCGCTCTGCTTTTCCCGGCGGGACGATTACCGGGTGCCCTAAAATACGCTGTATGGAGATTATTGAAGAGCTTGAGCCCGTAAGAAGAGGTATCTATTGTGGTTCTCTGGGTTATATTGGTTTCAATGGAAACATGGACCTTAATATTGTTATTCGCACCCTTGTGCTTACGAAAGGCAAGGCGTATATTCAGGCTGGGGCAGGAATAGTTGCTGATTCTGACCCTTTGCGGGAATATTATGAGACCCTTTACAAAGCAGAAGCATTGCTGAAGGCAATTAAGATTGCTGAAAAAAATGCAAGTTACAGATTACAATTTACAAAATAA
- the aroA gene encoding 3-phosphoshikimate 1-carboxyvinyltransferase, whose protein sequence is MFEIMPIEHLEGELIMPGDKSISHRLIILSSLADGDALADNFLISDDSLRTMEAFRRMGIEINIGGRNIKITGKGLRGLKAPQEALYMGGSGTSLRLILGVLAGQKFKTTLLGNDSLSKRPMKRVTFPLRAMGAKIEGPEDADFLPLTIEGGDLKPIVYKMPIASAQVKSAILLAGLYAKGETKVIEPFISRDHTERILKLFGAEFKKEGLVNTISGWPKLKGMKFYIPGDISSAANFIVLATLVKKAHLLITSVGLNPTRTGIIDVLRKMGARIELRIKEESLAYEPFGDIEVRNSSLKGVRVTKEEIPLLIDEIPLLMVAGCFAEGITYIEGAQELRVKETDRINSMVTNLKNMGANIEMEGDTIIIKGGSPLKGAQVSSYGDHRTAMSMVVAGALIPGKTVLNETNCINKSFPEFFELLKQIVKR, encoded by the coding sequence ATGTTTGAGATTATGCCTATAGAACATCTTGAAGGAGAACTGATTATGCCGGGAGACAAGTCCATTTCTCATCGCTTAATAATTTTATCTTCCCTTGCCGATGGCGATGCTTTGGCAGACAATTTCCTTATCAGCGATGATTCCCTACGCACGATGGAAGCTTTCAGAAGAATGGGGATAGAGATAAATATAGGAGGAAGGAATATCAAAATTACAGGGAAGGGATTGAGAGGTTTAAAAGCTCCTCAAGAGGCACTCTATATGGGAGGTTCAGGGACATCTTTGCGGCTTATTTTGGGGGTACTGGCAGGGCAAAAATTTAAAACTACTTTATTGGGAAATGATTCTCTTTCCAAAAGACCAATGAAAAGGGTGACTTTTCCTTTGAGAGCGATGGGAGCAAAAATAGAAGGTCCGGAGGATGCCGATTTTCTTCCTTTGACTATCGAAGGAGGAGATTTAAAACCCATTGTTTACAAAATGCCCATTGCCAGCGCACAGGTTAAATCCGCCATTCTTTTAGCGGGACTCTATGCCAAAGGAGAGACAAAAGTGATTGAACCTTTTATTTCTCGTGACCATACCGAACGCATTCTTAAATTGTTTGGTGCAGAGTTTAAAAAAGAGGGCTTAGTGAATACTATTTCTGGTTGGCCAAAACTTAAGGGAATGAAATTTTACATTCCGGGAGACATTTCCAGTGCAGCCAATTTTATTGTTTTAGCTACATTAGTTAAAAAAGCTCATCTCCTCATTACCTCAGTAGGATTGAATCCTACGCGCACCGGAATAATTGATGTGCTGAGAAAAATGGGAGCGAGGATAGAGTTGAGGATAAAAGAAGAAAGTTTAGCTTATGAACCTTTTGGTGATATAGAAGTAAGGAATTCTTCTTTGAAAGGAGTAAGAGTTACTAAAGAAGAGATTCCTCTTCTTATCGATGAAATACCCCTTTTAATGGTGGCAGGATGCTTTGCTGAAGGGATAACCTATATTGAAGGAGCACAGGAGTTAAGGGTAAAAGAAACTGATAGAATAAATTCGATGGTTACAAACTTGAAAAATATGGGAGCCAATATAGAAATGGAGGGAGATACGATTATTATTAAAGGCGGATCTCCCTTAAAAGGCGCCCAAGTGAGTAGTTATGGAGATCACCGTACTGCGATGAGTATGGTAGTGGCAGGTGCGCTTATCCCCGGAAAAACCGTTCTAAATGAAACAAATTGCATTAACAAATCCTTTCCCGAATTCTTTGAACTACTGAAGCAAATAGTTAAAAGATGA